The region TGTGTAGAGGTCTAGATAATTATCTCAATTCTCTATCATTCCTGCCGACTGAACATTGTGAGGGCACAGCATTTGTGCCCTCACTCTACCATCCCTTTTGTGTAAACAACCTTATGCTTCAATAATGACGCGCAAATTTCCTCGTTTCTTAGACACTCGGCAGGCAGTTGCGCCATTTGAACGTTCAAATTCTAAATCCAATAGAGTTGGTCCCACTCGTAGATTTTGCAAAGAGAGATAATTAATCGAGGGAGGAAGAGCGGGATCAATAATTCTCAGGGTGTTGCTAGGAGCATCGGGTACTAGGTTAACCATCATTTGCAACAGTTGGAATATGCTGCCAGTTGCCCATGCCTGAGGTGTACAGGCGACTGGATATTGCACCGGATCATTGTCATCGGTACGCTCAAACCCGCAGAACAATTCTGGGGGACGTTGGTATGGCTGGCGCTTGGTCATGTCCAGAATGCCTTCTGCCAGTTCTAATGCCTGATCAATTAAGCCCAGCGATCGCAGCCCAATCGCGGTTAAGGCATTATCGTGAGGCCACACTGAGCCAATATGATAGCCCATTGGATTGTAGGCAGGGGACAAACTACTGAGTGTGCGAATCCCCCAACCATTAAACATATCGGGAGCGCGCAATCGTTCAGCCACGCTGTAAGCTTTTTCGGGCGTGAAAATTCCCAGGTTAAGGCAGTGTCCTGGATTGGAAGTAATGCTATCGACGGGTTTACCTTCACCATCTAGCGCCAGGGCGCAGTAGTCTTGGTCTTCCATCCAAAAATCCCGGTTAAACCGCAGTTTTAGATCTCGAGCTTCGTCTTCCCAGCGTTCTGCCAAGTCAATGCGTTTTTTCATTCGGGCAATTTGGGCAAGCCGAATCTTAGCGGCATAAACATAGCCTTGCACTTCACATAGCGCGATCGCACCATGAGCCAGTTGCCCTTTGCGATTGACAATGCAATCTCCTGAATCCTTCCATCCCTGGTTATCCAACCCTCGTCGCGACTTGCGGAAGTAGCTGAGATAACTATAACTGGTTTCTTTCATCGTGCGATCGATCCAATCCATTGCTGCCAGAGCATTGCCCCATAGGTTCTCCAATGTTTCGTAATCTGCCGTCCAGGCAAAGTACTCGGCGTATAGCATCAGCCAGAGTGGTGTAGCATCTACGGTACCGTAGTAGGGAGTGTGGGGAATTTCGCCGCAGCGTGCCATTTCACCAAACCGAATTTCGTGCAAGATTTTGCCCGGTTGTTCATCCCGCCACTCATCTTCTTCCTTCCCCTGATAATAGGCGAGGATTTTAAGCGTCTCCCGCGCAATTTGCGGGTCTAACATGAGAATTTGGGACGCTGCAATGATTGAGTCTCGTCCAAATAAGGTAGAAAACCAGGGAACTCCGGCTGAAAGCGCCTTGCCCTTGCTGAAGGATTGCCGCAAAAGATAAACATCTTGCTCTGCCCGTTCAATGATTTGATTGAAAGTATTTTTGTCGGCTCGAATTCGGGTAACCTGCTGTCGCCAGGTTTGTTCTTCCATCAACTCTGCTGCTTTTGCCTGAGCCAGCGTTACTGGAGCATTCACGGTTGAGGCTGGGCGACCATTAATCAATGTTTGGAGCCGGTAACCAAGCGTGAGTTTTTCATGCGACCTCAGTTCTAGTTTCCACACTGCTGTGTTACCACTTAGCAGATCTGGCATCCGGTCAACAAAGGAAATGCGACTTTCTAAGATAGAACCATCCAGTCCTTGATACGCCAGACTAAATTCTTCAGGAGCAGGAGTAAAAAGCGCAGCACTCAGCATAGAAGATGGAAATGGCGGTTGCTCTAGTTCTTTCGCCACCATTTCATGCTCCTCTGATGCGAGTTCCAGGGGTCTGCCTGCTGTTTCGTGAACCTCAGGTAACACCATGCGGAGAAGAGCACCCCGGCGATCGCGATTAAAGCCTCGAATTTCAAACAGGTCTACAAAATCTGCATCGAAACTCAGACTGATTTCAAAACTCACTGGGTTGGTACTATAGTTTGCGATTTCGATTTCTTCAAACAATCCACCATTCAGGACCAGTTCGCGTTTAATACCAATGGATTCGGCTTTAATGTCTTCTCCAATGTGCGGGTTGGTGCATAAGACTGACAGTACGAAACCTTTATCCGCAGTGCTGCTGAGAAGAATCGGCGATCGCCCATTGATTTGTAACTCTAAGCGGCTAAGGTAGCGAGTATCGTTACAAAATAAGCCCATACTAGCGCTGCGATCATCGCCCATGCAGCTTCCAATGATATTGCCAAGCGTATCAGTCAACAAAAACAAATCATCATCTTTAAGCGTGAGTGTTGGCTGAGGACGTTCTGCCAGCACACAAGGCCATTCTGGAATTGGGAACTGATCTGCTCGAGCAAAAGTACGACCGTCAATGTTAATAGTCTCTGGTGTCATGCCATCCACAAAGTGTCAATAAAGGGCAACAAGGTTTAACGCAACGTCCAACTGGAAAAAGCAACGCTGCATTAGTGAACATCGCAGCTTAAACATTCAGCAAAAAGCAATTCAAACTGCAACTTCATAGCCAGCGTTGTGACGGACTCTGGAGCTATTTAATTTCAAATCCTTAGCATAAATATGCTGATCTTCAATGTAATCCGAACAGGCAAACTCCGGGCAGAGAGATGCCATTAAATACAAACCCTTAATCTAGTTAAATTCTTTTAATAGATTTTAAGCAACTCGAAACCTGGGATTATCTCGCAGCCAGTTTGCTTCAAAAGTATATGCCCAGGCAATCAGGTCTTCTGGAACTTCTTCCATGGGTTCCCTCAATAGTAAGGCAATATAGTGGGTACGCTGCTTTACAACGACCGCACAATGTTCCACGCCCTGAATTGTGGCATGATGAAACCCCTCCAGTTGAAGCGAGGAGATCAGCAGCGAGCGCAACCCCAGTGCCTGAAAAATCGTTTGCACCCAACTCATGTTGCTACTATCTGATGTGGTGAAATACTCTTTGGGTAATCCATTCAGATCAAAAATAGCTGCGCCTATAACATCATTCATATAAGCCATAGCTGAGTCTTTCACAGGAGAACAGACGTTGAACTCAGCGCTGAGTAATAAATTCATCAACTTATCCACCTATAAAAAGGTACGATAGCCCAACGATTGAAAGCTTACAAAAAA is a window of Leptolyngbyaceae cyanobacterium JSC-12 DNA encoding:
- a CDS encoding hypothetical protein (IMG reference gene:2510094711) — protein: MNLLLSAEFNVCSPVKDSAMAYMNDVIGAAIFDLNGLPKEYFTTSDSSNMSWVQTIFQALGLRSLLISSLQLEGFHHATIQGVEHCAVVVKQRTHYIALLLREPMEEVPEDLIAWAYTFEANWLRDNPRFRVA
- a CDS encoding glycogen debranching enzyme (IMG reference gene:2510094710~PFAM: Amylo-alpha-1,6-glucosidase), with the protein product MTPETINIDGRTFARADQFPIPEWPCVLAERPQPTLTLKDDDLFLLTDTLGNIIGSCMGDDRSASMGLFCNDTRYLSRLELQINGRSPILLSSTADKGFVLSVLCTNPHIGEDIKAESIGIKRELVLNGGLFEEIEIANYSTNPVSFEISLSFDADFVDLFEIRGFNRDRRGALLRMVLPEVHETAGRPLELASEEHEMVAKELEQPPFPSSMLSAALFTPAPEEFSLAYQGLDGSILESRISFVDRMPDLLSGNTAVWKLELRSHEKLTLGYRLQTLINGRPASTVNAPVTLAQAKAAELMEEQTWRQQVTRIRADKNTFNQIIERAEQDVYLLRQSFSKGKALSAGVPWFSTLFGRDSIIAASQILMLDPQIARETLKILAYYQGKEEDEWRDEQPGKILHEIRFGEMARCGEIPHTPYYGTVDATPLWLMLYAEYFAWTADYETLENLWGNALAAMDWIDRTMKETSYSYLSYFRKSRRGLDNQGWKDSGDCIVNRKGQLAHGAIALCEVQGYVYAAKIRLAQIARMKKRIDLAERWEDEARDLKLRFNRDFWMEDQDYCALALDGEGKPVDSITSNPGHCLNLGIFTPEKAYSVAERLRAPDMFNGWGIRTLSSLSPAYNPMGYHIGSVWPHDNALTAIGLRSLGLIDQALELAEGILDMTKRQPYQRPPELFCGFERTDDNDPVQYPVACTPQAWATGSIFQLLQMMVNLVPDAPSNTLRIIDPALPPSINYLSLQNLRVGPTLLDLEFERSNGATACRVSKKRGNLRVIIEA